One Myxocyprinus asiaticus isolate MX2 ecotype Aquarium Trade chromosome 20, UBuf_Myxa_2, whole genome shotgun sequence genomic region harbors:
- the ncmap gene encoding noncompact myelin-associated protein — protein sequence MQRAATVSVTQFTTLQNTTAITKSREQILTQSSGAMIAVIVIGIIIILTFLLIVLKTYNRRTHAKRMLAGGSSKPRKKVSSATTNTNMAMSNMGANSISGSVQSTTFLENGFRIPRVDLGNMERSNGEHFSTNSGSTIVTIHDMPSVDNT from the exons ATGCAAAGAGCTGCCACAGTGTCTGTGACCCAATTCACAACATTACAGAACACCACAGCCATCACCAAGTCTAGAGAACAAATCCTTACCCAGA GCTCAGGAGCCATGATCGCTGTAATCGTCATTGGTATAATCATCATTCTTACATTTTTACTAATAGTCCTCAAGACGTACAACAG GAGGACCCACGCGAAAAGGATGCTGGCAGGGGGCTCAAGCAAACCACGAAAGAAGGTTTCATCAGCTACTACAAACACAAACATGGCCATGAGCAACATGGGCGCGAACTCAATATCTGGAAGCGTGCAGTCTACCACGTTCTTAGAGAATGGATTCCGCATTCCTCGGGTGGATCTGGGAAACATGGAGCGGAGTAATGGGGAGCATTTTAGCACCAACAGCGGCTCAACTATTGTGACGATACATGACATGCCATCAGTTGATAACACATAG
- the LOC127411549 gene encoding protein Jade-1-like yields MKRSRVPSTSEDSDNGSNSTSWSQHSNSKHRKQNGKRPSEVFRTDLITAMKLHDSYQLNPEDYYELADPWRQEWEKGVQVPVSPESIPQSAVRTVAEKCPAALFIRPKKFIRSSESSVLGYVGIQTLADGMCRYDLNEEDVAWLQIANEEFSKMGMQPLDELTMERVMEEFERHCYDNMSHAMETEEGLGIEYDEDVVCDVCQSPDGEDGNEMVFCDKCNICVHQACYGILKVPEGSWLCRTCALGIFPKCHLCPKKGGAMKPTRSGTKWVHVSCALWIPEVSIGNPEKMEPITNVSHIPSNRWALICCVCKEKTGACIQCSAKSCRVAFHVTCGLHCGLKMNTILTEADEVKFKSFCPKHSGMDWNEEEGDEEKVKEERGRNGGVDFSSSEPRPTCNPEETRLSERKLRVQQLEDEFYRFVAADEVAEHLQLPLEMVDFLFQYWKLKRKVNFNQPLIMPKKEEEDSLARREQEVLLRRLRLFTHLRQDLERVRNLTYMVSRRERIKRTLCRVQEQVFHHHVKLLEQGRVAGVSSTRRLEEAMFYFSTAHPVPASPQPLKGHCGQNSALGSTVQNHEKGGNHYRVSKHIEADKPAKMSRLENFVMENSPRSEGIVDSGSGGCKIQRNEATADSATVKRSESRLRGSVTFESHRRDDEIGRPLEDRRRGSSSRLWEQVSMKDKLRQSKSMEDTVKNETEEDNMDDRLLLSHSRTTGTASSVNNTPTTYNGSPRKTSQHQGKLVPNGTTGRHLKNWGSFRIPKRSEKAAGGKDGPEGSDVADQNASLIKMYNTSPTSSSHPIRTRLRTGSENRSHEGESDHGQSEQGKRCHTQRLRSHDPMTRYYGSDVIQHGVLAS; encoded by the exons ATGAAGCGAAGCCGTGTCCCGAGCACCAGTGAAGACTCGGACAATGGAA gtAACTCCACATCCTGGTCTCAGCACTCCAATTCTaaacacaggaaacagaatgggaagAGACCATCAGAG GTATTCAGAACAGACCTGATCACAGCCATGAAGCTGCATGACTCATACCAGCTGAATCCTGAAGATTATTATGAGTTGGCTGATCCCTGGCGGCAGGAGTGGGAGAAAGGGGTTCAAGTCCCTGTTAGTCCCGAATCCATACCACAATCTGCAGTGCG CACTGTAGCTGAGAAATGCCCCGCTGCTTTGTTCATCAGACCGAAGAAGTTCATTCGCTCATCTGAGTCATCAGTGCTGGGATACGTGGGTATTCAGACGTTAGCTGATGGCATGTGTCGATATGACCTGAACGAGGAGGACGTAGCTTGGCTTCAGATTGCTAATGAAGAGTTCAGTAAGATGG GCATGCAACCCTTGGATGAGCTGACAATGGAACGGGTCATGGAGGAATTTGAACGGCATTGCTATGACAACATGAGCCACGCCATGGAGACAGAGGAGGGGCTTGGCATAGAGTATGATGAGGATGTGGTGTGTGACGTCTGTCAGTCACCTGATGGCGAGGACGGCAACGAGATGGTGTTCTGTGACAAGTGCAACATATGTGTGCAccag GCTTGTTATGGTATACTGAAGGTACCGGAAGGCAGCTGGCTTTGCCGTACATGTGCGTTGGGCATCTTTCCCAAATGCCATCTGTGCCCTAAGAAGGGCGGAGCCATGAAACCCACCCGCAGCGGCACCAAGTGGGTCCATGTCAGCTGTGCCCTCTGGATACCAGAA gtaAGCATTGGTAACCCTGAGAAGATGGAGCCCATCACTAATGTGTCTCATATACCCAGCAACAGATGGGCTCTCATTTGTTGTGTGTGTAAAGAGAAAACAGGAGCTTGTATACAG TGTTCTGCCAAAAGTTGCAGAGTGGCGTTCCACGTGACGTGTGGTCTGCATTGTGGCTTGAAGATGAACACAATCCTAACAGAGGCGGATGAAGTAAAGTTCAAGTCCTTTTGTCCCAAGCACTCTGGTATGGACTGGAATGAGGAAGAGGGGGATgaggagaaagtgaaagaggagagaGGTAGAAATGGGGGAGTAGATTTCTCTTCCTCTGAGCCGCGACCCACATGTAACCCCGAAGAGACGAGACTCAGTGAGCGCAAGCTTAGAGTCCAACAGCTTGAGGATGAATTCTATCGCTTTGTCGCCGCTGACGAAGTCGCCGAGCACCTGCAGTTGCCCCTGGAGATGGTGGACTTCCTGTTCCAATATTGGAAGTTGAAGAGGAAAGTAAACTTTAACCAGCCACTCATCATGCCCAAGAAAGAGGAGGAAGACAGCCTTGCCCGGCGGGAACAAGAAGTGCTGTTGCGTCGGCTCCGCCTCTTTACTCATTTACGACAAGATCTTGAGAGG GTACGTAACTTGACATACATGGTCAGCCGTCGGGAAAGGATCAAACGAACCTTGTGCCGAGTGCAGGAGCAGGTCTTTCATCATCATGTCAAGCTGCTTGAGCAGGGACGTGTCGCTG GTGTATCCTCAACTAGACGTTTGGAGGAGGCTATGTTTTACTTTAGCACAGCACATCCTGTGCCTGCATCCCCCCAACCTCTGAAAGGTCACTGCGGGCAGAACAGTGCTCTGGGCTCCACTGTGCAAAATCACGAGAAGGGGGGTAACCATTACAGAGTCTCAAAGCATATAGAAGCAGACAAGCCTGCAAAGATGTCCAGACTGGAGAACTTCGTTATGGAGAACAGTCCCAGATCTGAGGGGATTGTTGATTCAGGCTCTGGAGGTTGCAAGATTCAGAGAAATGAGGCCACAGCAGATTCAGCTACAGTGAAACGTTCTGAGAGCAGGCTGAGAGGAAGTGTGACCTTTGAGTCTCATCGAAGAGACGATGAGATAGGGCGTCCCCTAGAGGACCGGAGGAGAGGGAGCAGCAGCAGGCTCTGGGAACAGGTATCAATGAAAGACAAACTAAGGCAGTCAAAGTCAATGGAGGATACAGTGAAGAATGAGACAGAGGAAGACAACATGGATGACAGATTGTTGCTGTCTCACAGCAGAACTACTGGCACTGCTAGTTCTGTAAACAATACACCAACCACTTATAATGGATCGCCAAGAAAGACAAGCCAACATCAGGGAAAACTGGTGCCAAATGGAACGACTGGGAGGCATCTGAAAAACTGGGGCAGTTTCAGAATTCCAAAAAGAAGTGAGAAAGCAGCAGGGGGAAAAGATGGACCGGAAGGAAGTGACGTGGCAGACCAAAATGCTTccctaataaaaatgtataatacaagTCCAACTTCCTCCTCCCATCCAATCAGGACCCGGCTGCGGACAGGAAGTGAGAACAGAAGCCATGAGGGAGAGTCTGATCATGGCCAGTCAGAGCAGGGCAAAAGGTGTCACACCCAAAGACTTCGAAGTCATGATCCAATGACTAGATATTACGGTTCTGATGTAATCCAACATGGAGTTCTTGCATCATGA